One window of Chamaesiphon minutus PCC 6605 genomic DNA carries:
- a CDS encoding GNAT family N-acetyltransferase: protein MPDLPPHLTEYKLIASEPMLNGRSYARDMATLLEFLQTTYRELYPQQQDYQHLQSTVERYFNSQTPLWFVTTPAPHGSVKIACLWLGLAIDQVSGIRHPNIFLVYVNPTYRRQGIGRALLEHAQTWAKAEGYTQIGLQVFTNNQPALDLYQQLGYQPRSISMMRDL, encoded by the coding sequence ATGCCGGATTTACCCCCTCACCTGACTGAGTACAAGTTAATCGCCAGCGAGCCAATGCTCAACGGGAGAAGCTATGCTCGCGATATGGCAACCCTGTTAGAATTTCTCCAAACTACTTACAGAGAGTTGTACCCCCAGCAGCAAGATTATCAGCATTTACAATCTACAGTAGAGCGATATTTCAATAGTCAAACACCATTGTGGTTTGTGACTACGCCCGCGCCACATGGTTCTGTGAAGATTGCCTGTTTGTGGCTGGGATTGGCTATCGATCAGGTTAGTGGTATTCGCCATCCGAATATTTTTCTGGTGTATGTCAATCCTACCTATCGTCGCCAAGGCATCGGGCGCGCTCTATTAGAACACGCCCAAACTTGGGCTAAAGCCGAAGGCTATACTCAAATCGGGCTGCAAGTATTTACCAATAATCAACCCGCACTAGATTTATATCAGCAATTAGGCTATCAACCTCGATCGAT
- a CDS encoding beta-fructosidase levanase/invertase, whose protein sequence is MLTLAPEFSYPTLQHPDRHVWDFWYHYDADTEIFHLFYLNADRSLVATDKHHFSSQVGYATTKDFLTIDWASDRVLGADPHGWDDTSIWSGDIIKIDGGYLMFYTSRNQATDDGMTQNIGVAFTHHIQSFDRWFRIPSIRIKPDAPYELHHVPEDLTIHAWRDPFLFRHEEQIYMLLSAKDPDRALGKKGAVALLKAKNNNFEDWEYLPAICHPGFYAEMEVPQLYKSAADEYTLVYSTWAKYDFAPTTQQSGGLQGLSSSSLFNFPSVAPKVFLPETANLYACRIIPELDGEIVGFDITTGGIRRSGVRTGLQHVDRDFSGYSIEM, encoded by the coding sequence ATGCTCACCCTCGCTCCAGAATTTAGCTATCCCACGCTACAACACCCCGATCGCCATGTTTGGGACTTTTGGTATCATTACGATGCAGATACAGAGATTTTTCATCTCTTTTATTTAAATGCCGATCGATCGTTAGTCGCAACCGACAAGCATCATTTCAGCTCTCAAGTAGGTTACGCAACTACCAAGGATTTTTTGACGATCGATTGGGCGAGCGATCGGGTATTGGGTGCAGATCCGCATGGGTGGGACGATACATCGATTTGGAGTGGGGATATCATCAAAATTGACGGTGGGTATTTGATGTTTTATACATCCAGAAATCAAGCCACAGATGATGGGATGACTCAAAATATTGGTGTCGCCTTTACTCATCACATTCAGAGTTTCGATCGGTGGTTTCGGATTCCAAGTATTCGGATTAAACCCGATGCTCCATACGAATTGCACCACGTACCAGAAGATCTGACAATTCATGCTTGGCGCGATCCATTTTTATTCCGCCATGAAGAACAGATTTATATGTTGCTATCGGCGAAAGATCCGGATCGAGCATTAGGTAAAAAAGGTGCTGTCGCCCTGCTCAAAGCTAAAAATAATAACTTTGAAGATTGGGAATACCTACCAGCGATCTGTCACCCTGGCTTTTATGCTGAGATGGAAGTGCCTCAGCTATATAAATCGGCAGCGGATGAGTATACATTGGTCTACAGTACTTGGGCTAAGTATGATTTTGCGCCGACAACTCAACAAAGTGGTGGCTTGCAGGGTCTTTCCTCCTCATCCTTATTTAACTTCCCCTCAGTAGCTCCTAAAGTGTTTTTACCAGAAACCGCCAACCTATATGCTTGTAGAATTATTCCCGAACTAGACGGGGAAATTGTCGGCTTCGACATTACTACTGGCGGCATCCGGCGCAGTGGCGTGCGGACTGGCTTGCAGCATGTCGATCGGGACTTTAGTGGTTACTCGATCGAGATGTAA
- a CDS encoding class I fructose-bisphosphate aldolase produces the protein MGTYDRELIATARAMVAPGKGLLAMDESNGTCAKRFEKLGIPVTIERRRTYRELIIGTPNLADYISGAILYDETIRQSSQAGVPLVKMLEAAGMIPGIKLDLGAKDLPGCPGEKVTEGLDGLRERIAEYYQMGARFAKWRAVIAIDASIPSDTCLIVNAHALARYAALCQEGGLVPIVEPEVLIDGDHSIERCYEVTDRTLQVVFAQLRLNRVELDKMILKPSMVLSGESCSEQASVDLVAQMTVRCLRDNVPTSVPGIAFLSGGQSNERATAHLNAIHTQYGSECPWAVTFSYARAIQQPALDHWHGDDANIPEAQRRLYQRAKLNAAASMGQYMPEMEREMSMV, from the coding sequence ATGGGTACATACGATCGAGAATTAATCGCTACCGCGCGCGCCATGGTCGCACCGGGTAAAGGTCTGTTAGCCATGGATGAAAGCAATGGTACCTGCGCCAAAAGGTTCGAGAAACTCGGCATTCCAGTGACAATCGAACGTCGCCGCACCTATCGGGAACTAATTATTGGCACGCCAAATTTAGCCGATTATATCAGCGGGGCAATTTTGTATGATGAGACGATCCGACAATCATCTCAAGCTGGCGTTCCCCTGGTCAAAATGCTCGAAGCCGCTGGCATGATTCCTGGAATCAAACTCGATCTCGGAGCCAAAGATCTTCCTGGCTGTCCCGGCGAAAAAGTCACCGAAGGTTTAGACGGCTTGCGAGAACGCATTGCCGAATACTATCAAATGGGTGCCCGTTTTGCCAAGTGGCGCGCTGTCATCGCCATTGATGCCAGTATTCCTAGCGATACTTGTCTAATAGTTAACGCGCACGCATTAGCACGATATGCCGCACTTTGTCAAGAAGGTGGCTTAGTTCCGATCGTCGAACCTGAAGTGCTCATTGATGGCGACCACTCGATCGAACGTTGTTACGAAGTGACCGATCGCACTCTCCAAGTCGTGTTCGCACAATTGCGCTTGAATCGGGTGGAATTGGACAAAATGATTCTCAAACCCAGTATGGTGCTATCGGGCGAAAGCTGTTCGGAACAAGCGTCTGTCGATCTAGTCGCCCAAATGACGGTGCGCTGTCTGCGAGATAATGTTCCTACCTCCGTGCCTGGGATTGCCTTTCTCTCTGGCGGACAAAGCAACGAACGTGCCACAGCACATCTAAATGCCATTCATACTCAGTATGGCTCTGAGTGCCCTTGGGCAGTGACCTTTTCCTATGCCCGCGCCATCCAACAACCCGCCCTCGACCACTGGCACGGCGATGACGCCAATATTCCCGAAGCCCAACGGCGGCTCTATCAACGAGCCAAACTTAACGCCGCCGCCAGCATGGGGCAATATATGCCAGAGATGGAGCGCGAGATGTCGATGGTGTAA
- a CDS encoding M23 family metallopeptidase — MRINKSLRFLMIAGTFLGADTTLARNSDSTVQDLVTNNTLKTQLLGTNRIDNPNPADILAPQTEQDISKNTEANSFSSDRVNAVATAAGATSSTTASQSQAADLAIDDDTSEAAAKHFAQREASGTQQKSTSVFASDVSNLGQHNWISSVPTDAPIEASVVIPVPPPRTQIIKVQPVTRLPRVIKSNYIPSVSKIPTIRPTSTQTTFYPPTAYVNNGETEAPTELIYPLMNPARTTSRFGWRTHPLTGTRRFHSGIDIGAPSGTPVVATATGTVVSAGWNGGYGKAIVIQHNDTLQTLYGHLSEIAVQPGQQIIQGTVIGLVGSTGNSTGPHLHFETRTPGANGWVAVDPTQDIQYAIDNLRRSMPYAGKDTRQGL; from the coding sequence ATGCGTATAAACAAATCTCTGAGATTTTTAATGATTGCGGGTACCTTTTTAGGTGCTGACACTACACTTGCACGGAATTCGGATTCAACCGTACAAGATTTAGTAACAAACAACACATTAAAAACTCAATTATTGGGTACAAATCGGATTGATAATCCCAATCCGGCAGATATTCTAGCTCCGCAAACAGAACAGGATATTAGCAAAAATACTGAGGCAAATAGCTTTTCTAGCGATCGCGTCAACGCTGTCGCTACTGCTGCTGGAGCTACTAGCTCGACGACTGCCTCTCAATCGCAAGCTGCTGACTTAGCAATCGATGACGATACTAGTGAAGCTGCTGCCAAACATTTCGCCCAGAGAGAGGCATCTGGTACTCAGCAAAAGTCAACCAGTGTTTTTGCTAGCGATGTATCGAATCTCGGACAGCATAATTGGATTAGTTCGGTACCAACTGACGCACCAATAGAAGCTTCAGTCGTAATTCCCGTGCCACCACCACGCACCCAAATAATTAAGGTCCAACCTGTAACGCGCTTACCTCGCGTCATCAAATCGAACTACATCCCCAGTGTTAGTAAGATACCCACAATCCGCCCCACAAGCACTCAGACAACATTCTACCCGCCAACAGCCTATGTCAATAATGGTGAAACCGAAGCACCCACAGAATTAATCTATCCATTAATGAATCCCGCGCGGACTACTTCTCGCTTTGGCTGGCGGACGCATCCTCTGACTGGAACTCGTCGTTTTCATTCGGGAATTGATATTGGCGCGCCATCTGGTACGCCAGTAGTTGCAACCGCCACGGGTACAGTGGTCTCAGCAGGTTGGAATGGTGGCTATGGTAAAGCGATCGTCATTCAGCATAACGACACCTTGCAGACTCTGTACGGTCATCTTTCCGAGATTGCCGTCCAACCAGGACAACAAATTATTCAAGGTACGGTCATCGGTTTAGTCGGCAGTACTGGTAACTCTACTGGGCCGCACTTACATTTTGAAACCCGTACTCCTGGTGCTAATGGTTGGGTAGCTGTAGATCCCACTCAAGATATTCAGTATGCTATCGACAATCTGCGTCGATCGATGCCATATGCTGGCAAAGATACCCGACAAGGGCTTTAG
- the lipA gene encoding lipoyl synthase, producing MTVKPEWLRVKAPQWERVGNVKEILRDLQLNTVCEEASCPNIGECFSAGTATFLIMGPACTRACPYCDIDFEKKPQALDPTEPLRLAEAVKRLNLKHVVITSVNRDDLADGGAGQFESCIQAVRALSPHTTIEVLIPDLCANWQALETILDAAPEVLNHNTETIPRLYRRVRPQGDYQRSLEVLARSRAHRPKVYTKSGIMVGLGETDEEVRQTMRDLRSADCDIITIGQYLQPSAKHLGVAEFITPAQFDAWRVYGEEIGFLQVVSTPLTRSSYHAEEVQKLMVKYPRG from the coding sequence ATGACAGTTAAGCCAGAATGGTTGCGTGTAAAAGCACCGCAGTGGGAACGAGTAGGTAATGTCAAAGAGATCCTTCGTGACTTACAACTCAACACTGTATGTGAAGAAGCCTCTTGCCCGAATATTGGTGAGTGCTTTAGTGCGGGAACGGCGACATTTCTGATTATGGGGCCAGCATGTACTCGTGCTTGTCCTTACTGTGATATCGATTTTGAGAAAAAACCTCAAGCATTAGATCCGACCGAACCATTGCGGTTAGCAGAAGCTGTCAAACGGCTCAATCTCAAGCATGTCGTAATCACATCGGTGAATCGAGATGACTTAGCAGACGGGGGTGCGGGTCAATTTGAATCCTGTATTCAGGCTGTACGCGCCCTTTCACCCCACACGACGATCGAAGTACTCATTCCAGACCTCTGCGCCAATTGGCAAGCCTTAGAGACGATTTTAGACGCCGCTCCAGAAGTCCTCAATCACAACACCGAAACCATTCCCCGCTTGTATCGCCGGGTCAGACCCCAGGGCGATTATCAACGCTCCTTAGAAGTTTTAGCTCGATCGCGAGCGCATCGTCCCAAAGTTTATACTAAATCAGGCATTATGGTCGGTTTGGGCGAAACGGATGAAGAAGTTCGCCAGACCATGCGAGATTTACGATCGGCAGATTGCGATATCATCACGATCGGGCAATATCTCCAACCCTCAGCCAAACACCTTGGTGTCGCCGAATTTATCACTCCCGCCCAGTTCGATGCGTGGCGAGTATATGGCGAAGAAATTGGTTTTCTTCAGGTGGTTTCGACACCTTTGACGCGTAGTTCTTATCATGCGGAAGAGGTTCAGAAGCTGATGGTGAAATACCCACGGGGGTAA
- a CDS encoding NAD(P)H-dependent glycerol-3-phosphate dehydrogenase, translating to MNDRIIIIGAGAWGDALSKLTQINGCEPIIWSRSCGRVLAEMVTDCVAIISAVSMSGVPAIIERLRDSIAPHQIIVTATKGLDARTNLTPAQLWHQAFPNNPIVVLSGPNLSLEIQQGLPAATVVASQSADAANTIQEIFSSPKFRVYTNDDPIGVELGGTIKNVIAIAAGTCDGLKLGNNAKSALLTRGLAEIIRIGQYWGGKTETFYGLSGLGDLLTTCNSPLSRNYQVGYGLAQGRTLTEVLANLQGTAEGVNTTKVLIQIADRNQIYMPITVLVDRLLQGQITAPEAIVALMSRDRKSE from the coding sequence ATGAACGATCGAATTATAATTATCGGTGCAGGTGCATGGGGTGATGCCTTAAGTAAATTGACGCAAATTAATGGTTGCGAGCCGATAATTTGGTCGCGGAGTTGTGGGCGAGTATTAGCAGAAATGGTAACAGATTGCGTGGCGATTATTTCGGCAGTTTCGATGTCGGGAGTACCTGCAATTATCGAGCGATTGCGTGACTCGATCGCACCACATCAAATTATCGTCACGGCAACTAAAGGTTTAGACGCGCGCACTAATTTGACACCCGCCCAACTTTGGCATCAAGCTTTTCCAAATAATCCGATCGTAGTCTTATCGGGGCCAAATTTATCTCTAGAAATTCAACAAGGATTGCCTGCGGCAACAGTCGTTGCTAGTCAGAGTGCTGATGCAGCCAATACCATTCAAGAGATATTTTCTTCGCCTAAATTTAGAGTTTATACTAATGACGATCCGATCGGCGTAGAACTAGGCGGTACGATCAAAAATGTCATCGCGATCGCAGCGGGAACTTGCGATGGTTTGAAATTAGGTAATAATGCCAAGTCTGCACTATTAACGCGCGGCTTGGCAGAGATTATTCGGATCGGTCAATATTGGGGTGGTAAAACCGAAACATTTTATGGACTATCGGGTTTGGGCGATCTATTGACGACGTGTAATAGTCCTTTGAGTCGCAATTATCAGGTTGGTTATGGTTTAGCTCAAGGTCGAACTCTGACTGAAGTTTTAGCCAATCTTCAGGGAACAGCCGAAGGAGTGAATACGACTAAAGTATTAATTCAGATTGCCGATCGCAATCAAATTTATATGCCGATTACTGTATTAGTCGATCGATTATTGCAAGGGCAGATTACCGCACCAGAAGCGATCGTTGCGTTAATGTCCCGCGATCGAAAATCAGAATAG
- a CDS encoding GTP-binding protein has product MMNQFPEDSVNLTDTIAEFNTIQAERNYQQAQDTLRRILVELDLTQRERFGLESEIAELSDMLRKLDRAVFQVAAFGMVGRGKSSLLNALIGQTVFEAGVLHGVTKERQQVVWEVDNWQDEFDLDKDTPATLQEAIEFIDTPGIDEVDGNKRQLLAYDIARQVDLILFIIAGDITELELQTLSQLRTAGKPMLLVFNKVDLFPDRDKLAIYAKIRDERVREILSPSEIMLVAAAPQVVRAEPRADGSMGVSYHPGTPQIAELKWRIVEILQREGKSLAALNAMLAADRIQKQVIDRKMDSRDEAANDIIWQSVMTKAIAVAINPIIAADLIGGAAIDIAMIIRLSKFYGISMTRSGALKLLQSIAMGMGGITISESIAKLGLSGIKGLMGIFAPATGGITIAPYTAIALTQAGIAGVSTYAIGQVTKTYLANGASWGEDSPKSVIARILATIDEHSIVDRIKQELGFRL; this is encoded by the coding sequence ATGATGAATCAGTTTCCAGAAGATTCTGTAAATCTCACAGATACGATCGCCGAGTTTAATACAATTCAGGCGGAGCGAAATTATCAACAGGCTCAGGATACTTTGCGGCGAATTTTGGTAGAGCTAGATCTGACTCAGCGAGAAAGATTTGGATTGGAGTCAGAAATTGCCGAATTAAGCGATATGCTGCGCAAATTAGATCGCGCGGTGTTTCAAGTCGCGGCATTTGGAATGGTAGGACGCGGTAAATCTTCGCTATTAAATGCTTTAATCGGACAAACAGTTTTTGAGGCTGGTGTGTTGCATGGCGTTACTAAGGAACGCCAGCAGGTAGTTTGGGAAGTTGATAATTGGCAAGATGAATTCGATTTAGATAAAGATACACCAGCGACGCTCCAAGAAGCGATCGAATTTATCGATACTCCCGGTATCGATGAAGTGGATGGTAACAAGCGACAACTACTTGCCTATGATATCGCCCGACAAGTAGATTTAATTTTATTTATTATTGCTGGCGATATTACCGAACTCGAACTACAAACACTCTCGCAACTCCGAACTGCGGGCAAACCGATGTTATTAGTATTTAATAAAGTCGATCTTTTTCCCGATCGCGATAAACTGGCAATATATGCCAAAATCCGCGACGAACGAGTGCGAGAAATTCTCAGTCCCAGTGAGATTATGCTAGTAGCCGCTGCGCCACAAGTCGTCCGCGCCGAGCCGCGCGCTGATGGTAGTATGGGCGTCAGCTATCATCCTGGTACCCCGCAAATCGCCGAACTCAAGTGGCGGATCGTCGAAATTCTCCAACGTGAGGGTAAATCTCTCGCCGCGCTTAATGCTATGCTAGCCGCCGATCGCATCCAAAAACAAGTCATCGATCGCAAAATGGATAGTCGCGACGAAGCTGCCAATGATATTATCTGGCAATCGGTGATGACTAAAGCGATCGCGGTTGCCATCAATCCGATTATCGCGGCGGATTTGATTGGCGGTGCAGCTATCGATATTGCGATGATTATCCGATTATCTAAATTTTACGGCATCTCGATGACTCGATCGGGTGCGCTGAAACTCCTTCAGAGCATTGCTATGGGCATGGGCGGCATTACAATTAGCGAATCGATCGCTAAATTAGGATTGAGCGGTATTAAGGGCTTAATGGGCATTTTTGCCCCCGCTACAGGCGGAATTACGATCGCACCATATACGGCTATCGCCCTCACACAAGCGGGAATTGCTGGAGTCTCTACTTATGCCATCGGACAAGTTACCAAAACTTACCTCGCAAATGGTGCTTCCTGGGGTGAGGATAGCCCTAAATCCGTCATCGCCCGAATTCTTGCTACCATTGATGAACACTCGATCGTCGATCGAATTAAACAAGAATTAGGCTTTAGGCTTTAG